A genomic region of Bernardetia sp. ABR2-2B contains the following coding sequences:
- a CDS encoding S46 family peptidase produces MLTGHTRADEGMWLPMLVKRLNEADMKANGLKLTAEEIYSVNNSSLKDAIFGLGYGDPSWNFCTSEAISSKGLLLTNHHCAFDMIQNHSTVDNDYLTDGFWAKSMAEELPNPGITASVLVKMEDVTERVKKALDGLNLEEQAAKLEEIKAEIIAEHTKDTHYKGYIKDFFYGNEYYLFVSEVFLDVRLVGAPPSSIGKFGGDTDNWMWPRHTGDFSLLRVYAGKDGKPAEYSTENVPLEPKHSLPVSMKGVEQGDFAMVFGFPGSTQRFKTSYGLDVDYAVTNPARIKLREKRLSLMKEKMDVDAATRIAYASKYASISNYYKYFIGQNAGLKRLKTIDKKRMQEKEYQTWADASGNESYSTALSRLDKAYSNSVDYALWSAYWQEAFFGSEIVSFGAGFRQLNMSLEMDVNDETKKILDGMLEKLKTSTKEHFEEYRATVDENVTGALLGMFYSDIDKKYHPEIFAEIANEHNGNFDKYAKYLFENSIFASEEKTMKFLENPNGEVLSNDPVMKLITSVIATYRTIAPQIAVANEEVSLAMKDYVAGLLVKNKNKTYYPDANSSLRLSYGNVKDYSPKDGVKYQYFTTLEGVAEKYIPNDDEFDAPKALLEMQMSKEYGKYADKDGTLHVGFITNNDITGGNSGSPVINGDGELIGLAFDGNWEAMTGDLVFDEQYKRCINVDIRYVLFCIDKLAGASRLIDEMNLVRAKKGKKSK; encoded by the coding sequence ATGCTTACAGGTCATACACGTGCCGATGAAGGTATGTGGTTGCCTATGCTTGTCAAACGCTTAAATGAAGCTGATATGAAAGCAAACGGACTAAAACTGACAGCCGAAGAGATTTATAGTGTTAATAATTCAAGTCTAAAAGATGCCATTTTTGGCTTAGGCTATGGCGACCCGTCTTGGAATTTCTGTACTTCAGAGGCGATTTCATCGAAAGGACTTTTACTTACCAACCATCACTGTGCCTTTGATATGATTCAGAATCATAGTACAGTTGATAATGATTATCTAACAGATGGATTTTGGGCAAAAAGTATGGCAGAAGAACTTCCAAACCCTGGAATTACAGCTTCTGTCTTGGTAAAAATGGAAGACGTAACAGAGCGTGTCAAAAAAGCTCTTGACGGGCTTAATCTTGAAGAACAAGCTGCAAAACTAGAAGAAATCAAAGCTGAAATTATTGCAGAACACACAAAAGACACACATTACAAAGGATATATTAAAGACTTTTTCTACGGAAATGAGTATTATCTTTTCGTATCAGAAGTATTTCTAGATGTTCGTTTGGTAGGCGCACCTCCATCATCAATTGGAAAGTTTGGTGGCGATACTGATAACTGGATGTGGCCACGTCATACAGGCGATTTTTCATTGCTTCGTGTTTATGCTGGTAAAGATGGAAAACCTGCTGAATATTCTACTGAAAACGTTCCTTTAGAGCCAAAACATTCTTTACCTGTTTCTATGAAAGGTGTAGAACAAGGCGATTTTGCTATGGTTTTTGGTTTCCCTGGAAGTACGCAACGTTTCAAAACTTCGTATGGTCTTGATGTAGATTATGCTGTTACAAATCCTGCTCGTATAAAATTGCGTGAAAAAAGACTTTCTCTTATGAAAGAAAAAATGGACGTAGATGCAGCTACACGTATTGCTTATGCTTCAAAATATGCTTCTATCAGTAATTATTACAAGTATTTTATTGGACAGAATGCAGGACTAAAACGCCTCAAAACTATAGATAAAAAACGTATGCAAGAAAAAGAATATCAAACGTGGGCAGATGCTTCTGGTAATGAGTCATATAGTACGGCTCTTTCTCGTTTGGATAAAGCATACAGTAACTCGGTAGATTATGCACTTTGGTCTGCATATTGGCAAGAAGCATTTTTTGGAAGTGAGATTGTAAGTTTTGGAGCTGGTTTCAGACAGTTAAATATGTCTCTTGAAATGGATGTAAATGACGAAACCAAAAAGATATTAGATGGAATGCTTGAAAAATTAAAAACATCTACTAAAGAACACTTTGAGGAATACAGGGCAACAGTAGATGAAAATGTTACTGGAGCTTTATTAGGAATGTTTTATTCAGATATTGACAAGAAATATCATCCAGAAATATTTGCTGAAATTGCTAATGAACATAATGGAAATTTTGACAAATACGCTAAATATCTTTTTGAAAACTCTATTTTTGCAAGTGAAGAAAAAACAATGAAGTTTTTAGAAAACCCAAATGGAGAAGTATTAAGTAATGATCCAGTTATGAAACTTATCACTTCTGTAATAGCAACATATAGAACAATAGCACCACAAATAGCAGTAGCAAACGAAGAAGTTTCTTTAGCTATGAAAGATTATGTAGCAGGACTTTTGGTAAAAAATAAAAACAAAACATATTACCCTGATGCAAACTCTTCGCTTCGTCTGTCTTATGGAAATGTAAAAGATTATTCTCCAAAAGATGGCGTAAAATATCAGTATTTTACTACTTTAGAAGGAGTTGCCGAAAAATATATTCCTAATGATGATGAATTTGATGCTCCTAAAGCTCTTTTAGAAATGCAAATGTCTAAAGAGTATGGAAAATATGCAGACAAAGACGGAACGCTTCATGTTGGCTTTATTACAAATAATGATATTACTGGAGGAAACTCTGGAAGTCCTGTAATAAACGGCGACGGAGAACTTATCGGTCTTGCTTTTGATGGAAACTGGGAAGCCATGACAGGCGATTTGGTTTTTGATGAGCAGTACAAACGTTGTATCAATGTTGATATTCGTTATGTTCTTTTCTGTATTGACAAACTAGCTGGTGCTTCTCGTCTTATTGATGAAATGAATTTAGTTAGAGCTAAAAAAGGAAAGAAAAGCAAATAA
- a CDS encoding ABC transporter permease, protein MNFSLWLESLSMALGALKSNLLRTLLSLLGVTIGIFAIIGVLTFVDALEKGIKGSLSFLGEDVIYVQKMPWIFQKNYPWWKYINRPDPSMEEFRFLEKNLTEAQAVSVFAIRSGFTAKYKKNSLSGLVVQGITFQHNIVSDIPIEYGRYFTQIEVDRAVEVVILGNTVAKDLFGNENVESAIDKIIKLKGRKFRIIGILKKQGDNLLDAPSNDNITIMPYYTLTKMIPEGKTGIKPSISIKGFDNDKDLQNVEGEITGLLRIKRGLRPKQEENFALNRPEQFAVFLDGVIGVLTLAGWAIGFFSILVGGFGIANIMFVSVKERTSLIGVQKALGAKKGFILWQFLLEAILLCIIGGVAGLVLVSFLSFFSSDTFVISLSVKNMILGVSVATIIGVVAGIIPAILAAKLDPVEAMRSV, encoded by the coding sequence ATGAATTTTTCTTTGTGGTTAGAAAGTCTTTCAATGGCATTGGGAGCATTAAAAAGTAATTTATTACGAACTCTACTTTCTCTTTTAGGCGTAACTATTGGTATTTTTGCCATCATTGGTGTTCTTACTTTTGTCGATGCGTTGGAAAAAGGAATTAAGGGAAGTTTGTCTTTTTTGGGCGAAGATGTGATTTACGTACAAAAAATGCCTTGGATTTTTCAAAAAAATTATCCGTGGTGGAAATATATAAATCGTCCAGACCCAAGTATGGAAGAGTTTCGTTTCTTAGAAAAGAATCTTACGGAAGCACAAGCTGTTTCTGTTTTTGCTATACGCTCTGGATTTACTGCCAAATACAAAAAAAACAGTCTTTCTGGATTAGTAGTGCAAGGAATTACATTTCAACACAATATTGTAAGTGATATTCCAATTGAATACGGACGTTATTTTACTCAAATTGAAGTAGATAGGGCTGTTGAAGTGGTCATTTTGGGAAATACAGTTGCTAAAGATTTATTCGGTAATGAAAATGTAGAAAGTGCCATTGATAAAATAATCAAATTAAAAGGACGGAAATTTAGAATAATAGGTATTTTGAAAAAACAAGGAGATAACCTTTTAGATGCTCCCAGTAATGATAATATTACAATCATGCCCTATTATACACTTACTAAAATGATTCCTGAAGGTAAAACAGGCATAAAACCTTCTATCTCTATAAAAGGGTTTGATAATGATAAAGATTTACAAAATGTAGAAGGAGAAATTACAGGGCTTTTGCGAATAAAACGAGGATTACGCCCCAAACAAGAAGAAAACTTTGCTTTGAACAGACCAGAACAATTTGCTGTTTTCTTAGACGGCGTAATTGGAGTTCTTACACTCGCAGGGTGGGCAATTGGTTTCTTTTCAATTTTGGTAGGAGGTTTTGGAATAGCAAATATTATGTTTGTCTCTGTAAAAGAACGTACTTCTCTGATTGGTGTTCAGAAGGCATTAGGAGCAAAAAAAGGATTTATTTTGTGGCAATTTTTACTTGAAGCTATTTTATTGTGTATTATTGGAGGAGTCGCAGGGCTTGTTTTGGTATCCTTTCTTTCTTTCTTTTCTAGTGATACATTTGTGATTTCACTTTCTGTCAAAAACATGATTTTGGGAGTAAGTGTTGCCACTATTATTGGTGTTGTTGCTGGAATTATTCCTGCTATTTTGGCTGCAAAATTAGACCCTGTGGAAGCAATGCGTTCGGTTTAA
- a CDS encoding ABC transporter ATP-binding protein, whose product MPNNPNLIEINNLSVIFKGENGNHKAVQNVNLKLKKGETVGIVGESGSGKTVTSLSMMRLLPDAPYCNTEGEILFNSREYGEVNLLKLPFDKLRYLRGGEISMIFQEPMTSLNPVFTCGNQVLESILRHEEITIKEAKQRVIQLFEKVHLSNPERIYNAYPHEISGGQKQRVMIAMALACNPLLLIADEPTTALDVTVQAAILEILRELRETEDMSVVFITHDLGVVAEFADRIIVMYQGKIVEEGAVWDIFSNPQHPYTKGLLACRPRLDLKLRVLPVVSDFMATDEHGQISEITEAKFQSVGQALMLNFQSEAELRKHHEKLVQQTPLLQIKNLTKEFIKTKGFFSNKKETVRAVNDVSFDVYPGEILGLVGESGCGKSTLGRSLLRLVEPTSGEVIFEGKNILDLNQKEMRAIRKDMQIVFQDPYGSLNPRMTIGEIIMEPMRIHSIMNNDKERRAYVVELLETVNLNSYHFNRYPHEFSGGQRQRICIARALALQPKFIICDESVSALDVSVQAQVLNLLNELKAKFNLTYIFISHDLAVVKFIADRILVMKDGQIVETGFSEDIYDKPKRTYTRELIKAIPRGDLDTIRRIMLKRKLQKSS is encoded by the coding sequence ATGCCTAATAATCCAAATTTAATTGAAATAAATAATCTATCTGTTATCTTCAAAGGAGAAAATGGAAATCATAAGGCTGTACAGAATGTAAATCTCAAACTCAAAAAAGGAGAAACAGTTGGTATTGTAGGAGAATCAGGGTCTGGAAAAACAGTTACTTCGCTTTCTATGATGCGTCTTTTACCTGATGCGCCTTATTGTAATACAGAAGGAGAAATTTTATTTAACTCAAGAGAATATGGAGAAGTAAACCTATTAAAACTACCTTTTGATAAGTTAAGATACCTTAGAGGAGGAGAAATTTCAATGATTTTTCAAGAACCTATGACTTCTCTAAATCCTGTTTTTACGTGTGGAAATCAAGTTTTGGAATCTATTTTAAGACATGAAGAAATTACTATAAAAGAAGCAAAGCAGCGAGTGATTCAGCTTTTTGAAAAAGTTCATCTTAGTAATCCAGAGCGTATTTATAATGCTTACCCTCATGAAATTTCGGGAGGACAAAAGCAGCGTGTTATGATAGCGATGGCACTTGCTTGTAATCCACTTTTACTTATTGCAGACGAACCTACCACAGCACTTGATGTAACCGTACAGGCTGCAATTTTGGAGATTTTGAGAGAACTGAGAGAAACAGAAGACATGTCTGTTGTCTTCATTACACACGATTTGGGAGTTGTCGCAGAGTTTGCTGACCGAATTATCGTTATGTATCAAGGAAAAATAGTAGAAGAAGGCGCAGTTTGGGATATTTTTTCTAACCCTCAACATCCTTATACAAAAGGTCTTTTGGCGTGTCGCCCTCGTTTAGATTTGAAATTGCGTGTTCTGCCTGTCGTTTCTGATTTTATGGCAACTGACGAACACGGACAGATTTCAGAAATTACAGAAGCCAAGTTTCAGTCAGTCGGTCAAGCTCTAATGCTCAACTTTCAGAGCGAAGCAGAGTTAAGAAAACACCACGAGAAATTAGTACAACAAACTCCTTTACTACAAATCAAAAACTTGACAAAAGAATTTATAAAAACAAAAGGATTCTTTTCAAATAAAAAAGAAACTGTAAGAGCAGTAAATGATGTTTCTTTTGATGTCTATCCTGGTGAAATACTGGGACTGGTAGGAGAATCGGGTTGTGGAAAATCTACTTTAGGAAGAAGTCTCTTGAGATTGGTAGAGCCTACATCTGGAGAAGTAATTTTTGAAGGTAAAAATATATTAGATTTGAATCAGAAAGAAATGCGTGCTATCCGAAAAGATATGCAAATCGTTTTTCAAGACCCTTATGGTTCACTAAATCCTAGAATGACGATAGGAGAAATTATCATGGAACCCATGCGAATTCATTCCATAATGAACAATGATAAGGAAAGAAGAGCTTATGTAGTAGAGCTTTTGGAAACAGTAAACCTCAACTCGTATCATTTTAATCGTTACCCTCATGAATTTTCTGGAGGACAACGTCAGCGTATCTGTATTGCTCGTGCACTTGCTTTGCAGCCTAAATTTATAATTTGTGATGAATCTGTTTCTGCGTTAGATGTTTCAGTACAGGCTCAAGTTTTGAATCTTTTGAATGAACTGAAAGCCAAATTTAACCTTACCTATATTTTCATTTCTCACGATTTAGCTGTCGTAAAGTTTATTGCTGACCGTATTTTGGTAATGAAAGACGGACAAATTGTCGAAACAGGTTTTTCGGAAGATATTTATGACAAACCCAAACGAACTTACACAAGAGAACTCATAAAAGCTATTCCTAGAGGAGATTTGGATACGATTAGAAGAATTATGCTCAAAAGGAAGTTACAGAAGTCTAGTTAG
- a CDS encoding tetratricopeptide repeat protein, translated as MNFLSKKILFFTLCLFLYCASFSVSFAQDANQLLQEGVALHDAGKYEKALEKYEEALKLIPKSPVVYYEMALTYFHKKDYKMCVKYSDKVIKSKSQSTVPAYIIKGSSLDMMGKTDKSIKFFEKVIKENPKNYLLHYNLALNYYKVGKPEKSEENLIKAIGANPEHSSSHLLLGFIEYDKGRKIPSMMALNYFLLLEPTSARSERAIDILKKQLLANIKKGENNEITISIGGKDDEFAAIEMVMSLAQASSFMKPSKEEIEEIVKEEMENNDTTTTEKEIIIENTPKTEEEIFKDNTQTFFSFLDAKDKKQNIWWTLYAPLLNQIGESEHIDTFCYWISQVSNEKAAKWVEENPEKIMEFKKWLARG; from the coding sequence ATGAATTTTTTATCAAAAAAGATACTTTTTTTTACACTTTGTCTCTTCTTATACTGTGCTAGTTTTTCTGTTTCTTTTGCTCAAGATGCAAACCAACTTCTACAAGAAGGAGTTGCTCTTCATGATGCAGGAAAGTATGAAAAAGCATTAGAGAAATACGAAGAAGCACTCAAATTAATTCCTAAGTCTCCAGTTGTTTATTATGAAATGGCACTCACTTATTTTCATAAAAAAGACTATAAAATGTGTGTCAAATATAGTGATAAAGTTATTAAATCAAAATCTCAAAGCACTGTTCCTGCTTACATAATAAAAGGTTCGTCGTTGGATATGATGGGAAAAACAGATAAATCTATCAAGTTTTTTGAGAAGGTAATCAAAGAGAATCCTAAAAATTACTTATTGCATTATAATTTAGCTCTCAATTATTATAAGGTTGGAAAACCAGAAAAATCAGAAGAAAATCTTATTAAAGCTATTGGAGCAAATCCAGAACATTCAAGTAGTCATTTGTTGCTTGGTTTTATAGAATATGATAAAGGAAGGAAAATTCCAAGTATGATGGCACTTAATTATTTTTTGCTTTTAGAGCCTACTTCGGCAAGGTCAGAAAGAGCAATTGATATTTTGAAAAAGCAGCTTTTAGCTAATATAAAAAAAGGAGAAAACAATGAAATTACGATTAGTATCGGTGGAAAAGATGATGAATTTGCAGCTATTGAGATGGTTATGTCTTTGGCACAAGCTTCTAGTTTTATGAAGCCAAGTAAAGAAGAGATAGAAGAAATAGTAAAAGAAGAAATGGAAAATAATGACACTACCACAACTGAAAAAGAAATTATTATAGAAAATACCCCCAAAACAGAAGAAGAAATTTTCAAAGACAATACACAAACATTTTTCAGCTTTTTAGATGCAAAAGATAAAAAACAGAATATTTGGTGGACACTCTACGCTCCTTTATTAAATCAGATTGGAGAAAGCGAACATATTGATACTTTCTGTTATTGGATTAGTCAGGTTTCGAATGAAAAAGCAGCTAAATGGGTAGAAGAAAATCCTGAAAAAATAATGGAATTTAAGAAGTGGTTGGCTAGAGGTTAA
- a CDS encoding nucleoside 2-deoxyribosyltransferase domain-containing protein produces MPTFYPPQKIKISQNQKSIFLAGSIDMGNAIDWQQEVITHYKENENFCFLNPRRKDWDSSWEQTIENIHFNKQVTWELDALEQADLIVFYFAPTSKAPISLLELGLFARNKNVIVCCPTGYWRKGNVDIVCQRFEVRQVESLEELIKEIKINFENH; encoded by the coding sequence ATGCCTACCTTCTATCCACCTCAAAAAATCAAGATTTCTCAAAATCAAAAAAGTATTTTCTTAGCAGGAAGTATCGATATGGGAAATGCTATTGATTGGCAACAAGAAGTTATTACTCATTATAAAGAAAATGAAAACTTTTGTTTTCTCAATCCACGTAGAAAAGATTGGGATAGTTCTTGGGAACAAACCATTGAAAATATTCATTTCAATAAGCAAGTAACTTGGGAGTTAGATGCTTTAGAACAAGCCGATTTGATTGTTTTCTATTTTGCCCCTACCTCAAAAGCTCCTATTAGTTTGCTAGAATTGGGGCTTTTTGCAAGAAATAAAAATGTTATTGTTTGCTGCCCAACAGGTTATTGGAGAAAAGGAAACGTAGATATTGTTTGCCAAAGGTTTGAGGTAAGGCAAGTAGAAAGTTTGGAAGAGTTGATAAAAGAAATCAAAATTAATTTTGAGAATCATTAA
- a CDS encoding Sir2 family NAD-dependent protein deacetylase: MKKENLETIKNWLKEADAIVITAGAGMGVDSGLADYRGKDGGQWGKVESETEKTVFETVNPAAFLENPAYSWELFGKRMEEYENTEPHNGFYILKKWISKFGLDYFIITSNIDSHFQKVGFEEEKIRELHGSLAYFQCSDNKLSDKIWKTKLTGKLIQGGVFDNRFPMCSEIGYSKVMARPNVYMFRDDTFVNTRTKAQEKNFQKFLDKNKGKNIIVFEIGSGSHVQAVRMKTRFLKSNYDAKIIRINPKDFKIKSPHIGIDKGALEALTQIDNYINDSQN; this comes from the coding sequence ATGAAAAAAGAAAATTTAGAAACTATAAAAAACTGGCTCAAAGAAGCTGATGCTATCGTCATTACGGCAGGTGCAGGAATGGGTGTAGATTCTGGACTGGCAGATTATCGTGGAAAAGATGGAGGACAATGGGGAAAAGTAGAATCTGAAACTGAAAAAACTGTTTTTGAAACTGTCAATCCTGCTGCATTTTTAGAAAATCCTGCTTACAGTTGGGAACTGTTTGGAAAGCGAATGGAAGAATATGAAAACACAGAACCTCACAACGGTTTTTATATTTTAAAAAAATGGATTTCAAAGTTTGGTTTAGATTATTTTATCATTACTTCAAATATCGATTCTCATTTTCAAAAGGTTGGTTTTGAGGAAGAAAAAATTAGAGAATTACACGGTTCTTTAGCTTATTTTCAATGTAGTGATAACAAACTCTCTGATAAAATTTGGAAAACAAAACTCACAGGAAAGCTTATCCAAGGAGGTGTTTTTGATAATCGTTTTCCAATGTGTTCAGAAATAGGATATTCAAAAGTTATGGCTCGTCCGAATGTTTATATGTTTAGAGATGATACATTCGTAAATACTCGCACAAAGGCACAAGAGAAAAATTTTCAGAAATTCTTAGATAAAAATAAAGGAAAAAATATTATTGTTTTTGAGATTGGTTCAGGCTCTCACGTACAGGCTGTTCGTATGAAAACACGGTTTTTGAAGAGTAATTATGATGCTAAAATTATCCGTATCAACCCGAAAGACTTCAAAATAAAATCTCCTCATATCGGAATTGATAAAGGTGCTTTAGAGGCTTTAACTCAAATTGATAATTATATTAATGATTCTCAAAATTAA
- a CDS encoding DinB family protein — translation MKIQASKLTQNLINEIKTVLQKTQQLQGLSKDELNFRPNTESWTVLECIEHLNRYSEFYLQEIEKRIDARMDKNKENSNFKEDYIFKSGFLGNYSANSMLPNSKGKRAGQINKMTTFKDKNPIHSGVGKRVLDIFIDDQNEFIRLLEKSQYVDLSKTKVSLTLPLLKFNLGDTFRFVINHEIRHFIQISKILSDERLKGINSELVAFD, via the coding sequence ATGAAAATACAGGCATCAAAACTCACTCAAAATTTGATTAATGAAATCAAAACAGTTCTTCAAAAAACTCAACAATTACAAGGTTTATCGAAGGATGAATTAAATTTTCGTCCGAATACAGAAAGCTGGACAGTCTTGGAGTGTATCGAACATCTAAACCGTTATAGTGAATTCTATTTACAAGAAATTGAAAAGCGAATTGATGCAAGAATGGATAAAAATAAAGAAAACTCAAACTTTAAAGAAGACTATATTTTCAAAAGTGGATTTTTAGGAAATTATTCAGCTAATTCTATGCTTCCAAATAGTAAAGGAAAAAGAGCAGGACAAATCAATAAAATGACAACTTTTAAAGATAAAAATCCAATTCATAGTGGAGTAGGTAAGCGAGTTTTAGATATTTTTATTGATGACCAAAATGAATTTATACGTCTTTTAGAAAAATCTCAATATGTAGATTTGAGTAAAACAAAGGTTTCTCTTACACTTCCTCTTCTGAAATTTAATTTAGGAGATACGTTTCGTTTTGTTATCAATCATGAAATCAGACATTTTATCCAAATTTCAAAGATTTTATCAGATGAAAGACTAAAAGGCATAAATAGTGAATTAGTAGCTTTTGATTAA